The genomic interval ATGCCAAGCCATCAGCATCAACGCGCAATGATAATTCGATTgcttttctttgtgtttctctcttttgttttcgCGTCTTTGATCTCTTCGGGAGATGCCAAAACCCTAGATCCCTACAAGGTACGTTTTGAATTTCGATTTGGATTgtaattgatgatttttattttttggttatcTTTAGTGATGGATTTGAAAATTGCGGTTTTGCAACTCCTGAATGCGTTTAGTTCGATCGATTTAGTGTATTAGATGAATGGAAATTTGATGTAACATGTAGTTGCCGGGAAAAATTCTAGATGATGAtgcgtgatttttttttttccggcgGTTGATTTGAAATTGTAGGTTGCGGAATCTTTGTATGCCTTCAATTTGATGGTTTTAGGGCATTGGATTGGTTGAATTTGAATTAGCATGCTGTAGTTGCTGAGAAGAATTCTAAAGGATTGTCAAATTAGGTCATGGTTTGATAGATAGATTGGTCTTCCTTGTGTACAAGGATCAGCTCTCAGTGAACAATGTTTTACTATTTGTTACTCTGTTTACAggttatgagtttttttttttgggctggAGATATAGTATGTTCTCTATTGCAGTGGCACTAATCAATTGCATCAATCTGAGCTTATGagttttaatgtttctttttactCTATTGTTTACCGCATAACACTGGTCTGCTGGATTTTGACCATATGGTTTGTTTTCAGGTTCTTGGGGTTGATAAAAATGCTAGTCAGCGTGATATTCAGAAAGCCTTTCACAAGTATGTGCGCTGTGCTTATACCTCTACTGCAACTTTCTCTGTTGCAGTTGATTAGCTGTCTCTAATTCTTTAGTTATTTGTCATGACAGGTTATCTCTGAAATATCACCCAGACAAGAATAAAGAGAAGAGTGCCCAAGAGAAATTTGCGGAGATAAATAATGGTATGTACTGTGGTTTGGTTAATTCTGTGAATATGTTTCTTTAGTTGATTTTTCATACCCTCTGAATCGAATCTCAATTCCTGTTAAGGTTCTTGGTTCCAGTTTCCTTTTACACTGTGATGATATTTGTTATTAGGTAGTTTGTCTAAcctcaaaaattcaaattgcaATTATCCATCTATTCCAACACTGAAGCTGGCAATCTATTTTTCATTTCCAATGCATATGTACAATGCTTGTAAATTTATTTGTCAGATTCTTTGGTAGGCTCTGCTAATTAACTCTGTTTTTGTTCCTTATTGATTTCTTTcatgctttgttttcattagtTGTTTGAGTAATGTAACTAAGCAGTGTCCTGTCAAATTTTATGTGCTGATATGTTGTTGTTCATCCAGCTTATGAAATTCTATCTGATGATGACAAGAGAAAGAATTATGATCTCTATGGGGATGAAAAAGGAAACCCTGGTTTTGATGGAGGGAATTTTGGGAACCAGAATGGATATACTTACTCCACAGGTGGTGGTCCTGGTGGATGGCAGACAATGGGTGGTCAGGGGAGTACGAAATCCTTTTCGTTCTCATTTGGTGGTGACCCTTCCATGGGTGGAAATCCCTTTGGTTTTGGCTTTGGAGACATGTTTGCTGATTTGTTTAGTGGCGGGATGAAGGGCGGGAAACAACATGGTGGCTTCAGCACAACTGGTGGGCCTAAATCTGGATTCACTCCATCAGAAAGTAGCATTCAGGAAATCAACTCGCAGTAttttaaaaagcaaataaaagataaaatgttAAATTGGATTTTATTGTTCCATACACCATCAGCCAAGGGCTATCATTTGTCTGAATCCATTGTAGAGGATGTTGCCAGTTCATTGAAGGGAGCAGTGAAGGTAAGTCagtttgttttttgttcttGCTCTTCTGCTCTCTTGCAATTTCTCATTACTCGTAACAATGGTTTATGCCTCTGTAATGGTTGTACCTTTGGTTGGTTGCTTGAAAAGTTAGACACTAAGCAGCAGTGATTTATTGTCTCCTACAGGCTGGGAGTATCAATTGCCAGAAGGAACAGCCTCTTTGTAAGGATCTTGGCATATCACCCTCTAAATCagctaaaatttttatttactcatATGGAGCTGGTGAAAAAGGAACTCTGGTAGAATATAGTGATGAATTAGATGCCAAATCCTTGAAAAAGTTTGTTCAAGATCATCTGCCAAGATTTTCAAAGAGGATTGACCTTGGTCAATTTGACTACTCTTCAAGTGCCACGGACAACATCCCGCAAGTATTGCTACTCTCAACAAAGAAAGACACACCTGTGATGTGGCGTGTTTTAAGTGGCTTGTTCCTCAAACGCATGCAATTCTATGATGCAGAGGTAATAAGCATGTACGTTTTATATCTTGCTTGCTTTAGAATAGGAAGGTTATTGAAACTTGCTTGTATTCAGGTTCAGGATACTTCTCACCCTATGTTGAAGACGTTAGGTGTGGCCGCTCTTCCTGCTGTGATTGGCAGACTGGCTGATGGCAACAAGCTTGTATTGAAAGAAGGGATTGCTGTAAAAGATTTGCAGTCTGGCATTAATGAGCTGAAAGCCTTGCTTGAAAAGTtcgagaagaaaaataagaaggtAGCTTCAAATCAAGCCAATAAATCCTCTCAACGAGAAGCACAAGCAGGGGTACTTGCCCATCTTACAGCTTCAAACATAGATAGTGTTTGTAGTGAAAAGAATGCCTTGTGCATCATTGGTGTCTTCAGATCATCTAAAGCGAAGGAGAAGCTGGAAGCCGTCCTCACAAATGTGAGATCTCTTTCTCTTACCCGCGTATGAACATACACACTTATCTTAGAATAATTTGCATCAAATTTTCAGAGGTATTAATTAAAACCACTTAATGAATTTTGTGCAGGTCTCTCAAAAGACATTGCTACGACGACAGAATCAAGCAGGAGATTCAGTTTCATACTCTTTATTGGACGCAACTAAACAGCCGTCCTTCTTGGACTCCTTTGACAAGTCAGGATACAAATCCCTGGACAACCTTCTGGTAGCGTACAAGCCCCGGAAGGAGAAGTTTGCAGTATTCACTAGTGAACCAACAATGGAAGCAGTGGAAAGATTTATTAGTGCAGTGGCTAGTGGAGATATCCCATTCAAAAAAATTCAGCAAAAACCTGTGCTCAGATAGAATAGGAACACTATTTATTGGGCATTTTTCAGATCCCAATGTTACAAATGGTTCATACTGACTTCAATGCCTCCTCTGTCCCTTGTTGCATCCTTTGGTTGTTAACTTCTACACTTGGAGTACGGCTCATTGTCTGTAAAAATCTAGAGTTAAAATATGCCTGTATTGTCTGTGTGACTTTTAACAATGGAAGATAAACTATCTTCTCCTTCCATACTGAAGTAAATGGAGGGCACATGGCTTAATTCAAAGttagaaattattataaatgtattttaatatatacGTGGACAGACCCCttgttgaatttatttatatttctaaaagaaaaatgtaCCTTTTATGtagaaaattgaataattaatctCTGTAGCAGGTTCATTACCACTTCgacataaaataaagaaaacttatcaattaaaaaataaataaataaaagaacacTTCTCCAAACGTGCATGGTGTCTTGATGACCTTTTGAAAAGCTGGCCGCTGGATTATTATTTCTTAGGAGTCGCTTGCATTCATATAAGTGCGGGTACATTTATACagattatttaaatttcatcagAATTATAAAAATGGCAAAGTATTTAGAGGAAACAAGTGAGATTGATTGATCATATATTCACTCAAGGAAggtaatgaaaattaaaaatagaattagagattatatatatatatatatatgtatgatttaatattatgtttatatCTCTGAATATGTATGGCTATTTAGTTCACCCAATTTAAtcttttcaaatataatttggagggtattctttttttctctattaatatatatggtgATGGGTGGATAGAGATTGATACACCAATGAGTATTTGCAGTTATAGATAATAGGAATTAACATTAGTTGATAATACTGCTGCAATTATAATCATTTATCTGTTTAATAgtttattatatatgatttgaTCAGATGAAGCTTGTATCAACAATTATTTCCATATTAGTAAGAAATGATAATTCACAATATCATGTACCAATCACAATACTTGTTGAATAGAATGTGAGGGGTATTTTAGTAAGTTCATAGTTGTTCTACTTGCATTTGGTGGCCTCACAAAGGTAATcctctgttcttcttcttcttttgcttggGCCTCAGATGACTGCTGGAGAATGGCCATGTCTGTGAACTCAATCTGGGACTTGAGTTTATCAGTAAGCATCATCAATCCATCATCTTCTCACCTTATTCCTTTGATATATCCTGAATTCATTCCTTTTTGCTGATAAATGGTAGCAAActatgatttttgaaaattcCAATTGTATATTTGTTCTTGTTATTGAACagtttttgatgaattttatcatcacaaagaaaaaaaccatttttCTTGGTATGGATTTGGCTATTTAGTTTCTTGGTTTTCAGGATGACTGATGTTGTCTCAAAACCCTACTTAGGAAACTCCTttgcatttaaatatttgtggtTTCTTAAAGTTTCCTGTTTGTCTTTCAATCctaggttttgattaatttaattatttctaccTTTCTGTATTTCATATTTGTGATCTTTGCTTGTGAAGCATTAGAAACAATTAAGAAGTTTTTGTAGCTGTTTTCTTTCCATGATTGAAGTAAGAGTAGGCCTCTTTCAGTCCCACTTGCAAAAACTCACTTGGTTTAGCACTAGAGCCATTTGAAATTATGAAATATGCTTCTTTAGGTTGAAAGAACACATCTATTACATATAATACATAGTGTTGGATGTATTTGGATATTACCTTTTTTATCTAAATTATATCATGTTAGACTTTGTGTTGGATTGCTACTTTGTAGTTTGGCTTTTGTCTCAAGACTCAAGTACATTGTTACTTTATATAGTTGTAACATAAACGTATTTCGTATTCTTTATTTCTTAATAAGCTTGCTTTAGCACAAGAAGCATTTGAAGTTATGAAATATGCTTCTTAAAGTTGAAAGCACACACTGCAATACATCTATCCTCTTTATTTATGATAAATGCTTTGCTTGCTCTAAACTGACCACCTTGGGAAATCTCAATTTAGTGGCCCGTTCGATCCAAGGAAATATATTGGCAGACAACTACTGTAGTCTCAGAGCTCAATCTTTgtgattaaataaattttccacTATTTGTTGCGAATTGAGGGCTCCTCCAAAGCTTCTGTTGTTATTTATCAATTTGTGTTGGTTTAAgagttttcttgtgtttaacaTGAACATCATACATATACTTGATTTCCATCAAAGTTCAAATTTGTGGAAATGTAATACCACCACTTTTTGAGGAAGCTGATTTTCATCAACTTATACAGATCAAAGGAGGACATGGATCAAGATCTTCCACATGTTGCAATCTGCATCTGAAAACAATGCAAGCCACTTGTAAAACAGACTTTGTTAAAGCTCCATCATTGCCACTTTTTTGCTCAAGGAGTTTGCAGAAAAACGTTAGGCAACGCGTAGTTCCATTGGCGACAGAGAGCAACAATGCAGCCCTTGAATCAAGCGCAGAAACCGAAAATACTGCTGCTGATCTGGAATTATCATCTAATGTTCAACCTGCCATAAACATTGCAGAAGAAAGTTCGCCTCAATTAGAAAAACCAACAACAAAGCGAGTGCCACTAACAGCAAGGGAGAAGCTACGGGCAGCTCGAGTACTCTCCAAATACAATGAATCAAAACCTGCCAAAGTGGAACCAAAGAACAGGGTTTTGGATGCATTGAGAGAGAGCAACAAGGGAAAGCGGCCGGGCCTTCCTGAAGCTCCCTCAGACTTGTTAGATGATAAGAAGCGAGGGCTACCAAAACAAGGCCTGACTTTCAATTTCCCTGGCGGTTCTGATTTGTGGTTCATTGCATTCTCCTTCGCATTTATCAGTTCTGTAATGTTTGCCACAACTTACATTGTCTGGAAAGTCGGCGCAATACACTTCAACGAGTACTGAAGCGAActtcattttgttaattttatcgACATTTATCATAGATGTATCATTTATCTGCACAACAAGTTTTCTGGTTTTTGCTTACACTCCCTAACACACTTTATGGGGGAATTCAGGCTGTAATATTTAAACTTACCAAGTCTGAATCTTTAAGAGCAGTAAAACTTAAGATTTATGTATCTTTGCAGTTTATTCTTGATAATTCTTTGTTAAATCAGTGCATCAGGAACACTGATTgattaattcataaaaattcaaGGATTGTCCATCAAAGTTTCCAAGGtcttattattactttttctattgaaaatttcacaataaataagtcccattcTAACCAGAATCAATCCAATCTTGACAATAATTTTCTCAGGGGTCCATCTAAGGAATGGACACACACACTGATACAATTCATAATGCTCACACACTGTTAAAGAACAGTATTTCATATTAAACAACTCCTGCATGAAACTAAGGACAGCTAGTCAAGAGCATCCATAACAATGATAACAATAATTTATTGACAAACATCATCCAATCATGGAAATAGACAAGAGAACAGTGTTATAGTTTCAtgtcaattaattaataaatataaatataagcaTATAAATCTCATCTCTCATCTTCTGCACttaatttctttaaattagATTAACATGCACAAATGTCATTCTCATCTATCTCTTCTctttataaatgaaaatcaaagtTAAGTGAACTTGCTTCAAATAAGTCTGTTTCAGGTCTTGTggtccaaataaataaaaacaattagatgccttcaaattcaattaaatcaaatggtcaaaagaaatgaatgaacCAAAGATCAATTCAGTGACAGATTGTCATGAAGATGACTTTCACTGTAGTATTTCTGCATCATGTCCTGATTCAAAGTCCCTGAAACTTGTCATTTTATTTCagttattataaataaacatatttatataatgaaataaaaatgcaaGTGAATGCGTGAAGTACGGTGCCGTATTTGTGGGAATTATTAATGGTTCAAATGAGTGGAAGTGAAATGACAAGCTAACAAACAAAAGACAAAGACATGAAAATTTGGAAGAGATGCAGAGTGAGTGTAATGTAtctaaagaaaatacaaaaaaatattggcTTTTGTAGCACTAGCACTGTTGTTTTTTGGATTTGTTAACAGAAATGAAGATCTAGGCATTAAATGCAAAGACTTTGAACAGTGGAAATGAAGCCAAAGTGTGGGCACTAAAAGTTTTCAGTTCCCAGCTGTGAAAGTGGGGGACCTAATTAAAGAAAGTTTTTGCAGGGAAATCCACTTCCATATCTTTTGTGGAAGTAGCATAATTATGTCACTCATTAACACCTGCATAAAGATggaagacttttttttttttcttaataaaaattgaaataaaatagagGAATTCTGTGTACGTTTTactgtttataatatatatatatatatatattcaattaaaaaacaaaagcatacaACAATCCTCCACTAACCACCAGTGAAGATAGCAAAAACATACTGCTCATAATATGTAATGCATTTATTTATAGTATGATgagttaaataaatattttaatttttaaaaatagttaaaaaaatggttaaaaTTGTTTGGTTAGACTGGTTCTTTTAGAttttcattctaattgaagaattaatttcaaatttattgtttacaCTTGGGTTAGGGGACcagttttttaaaatgtattataATAATTGCCAACCTTTATGTAtgtccttctatttttttttttttaatgaatttagaTCTATAAATTTTTGAATACAAATTAATACATGGACTGAATTGGTTGATACTATTTGATAATTTAACCCAATATTGTTTTTGTacattcttattttgttttatttagcGTTGTGAATTCATATTTTCCCAAACTCTAAATGAAAAAACTGTAACATAGGACAAAttggtttgataaaaaaatgactcattttttaaaaaaacaaatactttaaaaaatccaaaaaagtACCACAAAATAGCATAAAAAGAACTTGACACAAATTTAATTatggtaaaacatttttaaaattaaaattatatatatatatatattaaccaaGGGAGGATTAACCATTTGACCTATTTAAATAAGTggttttgattttcaaatatatatttattttataaatttttaataaatatttttatttttataaaatatagataaatcatgTGTCAGGATATGTGAGAGGTAAGAAATTGATCTTCTAACCATTATATCGTCAGAAGACGAATACGATGAGAGGTTTAATTATGAGCATGTACttatatttgtgatttattatcatcattgttaattttgaatgtctaatttttattttaatttttaaaataaagcaaGTATAACAGCGTTACAAGTCGTAtggttaaatatatatatatatatagaaaaatattttctgTCTCTAAAAATCTAgtttaaaattatcaatatatataaaaaaaaattaaaaaaaaaaggaaaaaaaaaagtttgtttgTCCTATATATATACCTGGTGTCATTGTTGCATTATATGACGATGCACGTGCTGCCACATGTGTTCCCATGATACGTCCCTTTACGACCGTGCGCACGTCTCGTCATGCATTATCTGCTTCTGCTACCCGTCCTTCCATCGATGGAGACCTCCATCCATTCATAATTCATCTCTGAACCATTGCAAACTCTTTTGGAGTAATGcttttctcttgcttgcttgctAGTTGCTTCCTTGTTGAAAAATGGTGTTCTTATACGCCATGTACATCAACTGCTTGTTGAAATGCGCCAGTCACAAGAGGTGTAGAATTTTCAGCCTTTAATTTGCATTTTGAAATGGGCAACTACTTGTGGTTGAAAAATACAAGCAAAAATCGCATCTTTGTActgtttgtattgattttcccatTCAACTAACTGTGTTTTGCTTGTAATAATGCAGTAGGATGGAGCTTTCTGTCACCATCCCTCATGTTTGGACAATTATTTGATCAAATCATTGGTATCATATATACTGGTACAACAATCGCTCTATTCATTTGATTGATACTTACAACTTCATATGCCGACGTACTCAATGGCTAGTTATCACTGTGCCTCTTGTTATGCAGCATTGATAACTAAGTTTGTTGTTAATATTTTAGTCTAAAGTTGTGCGCTGTAATGCCATTTTTTCACAAGATTGGTTTGTTGTGACAGCTTACATGATGGATATTTTAGTAGAAAAGTAGCTTTTTAATAAGGATGACTGGTGGCGTTCTTCAACACAACTATGAACTAGCTTTTGAGGCAGAGAAAAGTAgtcctagtttttttttaagagataaGATTAGGTGGTGGTAGGGTCAGTGGTGAACCAACTTTAAACCCACACTTCAAATGCTGACCACTTACTTCCCTCCAAATTTGCAACTGCAAAGTTTGTGGGGGTCCTGTCTTTAAATACAGTCCTGCATTCATCCCATCCTCTCTTCCATTCCACCTTGAACTCCTTCTGTCAATTTCTCTTGCTATGAATCGCCAAAGCATGTCACCAGCTTCATTGGAGGAAGGCTCCATCCCAACTGTACACCTCCTTCCTccctctttcctttttcttttcgaGTGTCCCACTTTCTTTGAAATGCCACACTTTACCCATTATTggcatgtttttcatgctatGCACTTTCTTATATGCAGTAGATGTGTGCAATTCACCAGATGGAAGTTAGAATATTGAGttcttttttgtgtttgtgttctcTTATTTACTCTTGCATAAAGCTTCTTTGAAGGCATTGTTGAATTAATATGGTTGGAGATCTCATATTGTGCCATTTTCCTTGTTGTTTCCTTATATGATTTGTTCCTATAGTTCTTTTGCTGGAACATTATTGCCAGGGTTTATGATCCACTATCCAATCTACATTCTCATTGAACCACAAGTTTTTCTATAGTCATGATCTTTTGATAATTAAGAACGTTTTAAACTCATATGGCAACTAGCATTCATCACTATTTTGGGAtttatttagaagaaaaaagggTTTAGAAAGCCTCTTCATTTGCAAAATTAAAATCTATCCTCCCAGAATTACAACTTTTTGTTGTTTCTGGGAAAATCAGGTTGTGTACTACTGGTGAAGTTCCAAATCCTTTAATGGTCCCAGTGATATACTTGCTCTGAAAAAATGGAGCATTTTGAATCTCCAGCTGTTACCTCCCTTATCTTGGTGTACTTTAGAAGAGACTATGTATGTGATAGTAAAAATTTAATACATTTTTGCAAGAGGGATCATGTGAATATGCAATAACTGTAAAAAAGGGAACTTGTGTTTTTTCAACAATTGTTTTCATATGGCATTACAATGAGATTTTATTAGGAGGTCTGATTTTTCTAATTTCTTGGCCAGCACTGGAAGAGACCTTCTCGTAGAGCTGTGCTGACACTTGCTTACCAGAGTCTTGGTATTGTTTATGGGGATCTTAGTACTTCTCCCTTGTATGTCTACAAGACCACCTTTTCTGGGAAATTGAGTCTCCATGAGAATGATGAGGAAGTTTTTGGAGTCTTATCCTTCATCTTTTGGACCCTCACCCTTATCCCCCTattcaagtatatatattttgtattatcagCAGATGATAATGGTGAAGGTAggatttctttgtttatttgttattattctcatagaaaattattaaaatgggtTACTTGTTTATGTTActcttttttattatgtaaactgaatataaaacaacaaaagttaagagtttcatgaaattatttggGTATCAGGATGAGTAAGCATAGCTTGAAAACCTCATCTAATATGAGAACCTGTTGGGATACTCGTTTTATTATTCACTTccttattctattttatttgaagatggtAAGGTACATACTTTACCTGCCCATATTCAGGTGGGACGTTTGCGCTATATTCACTTCTCTGCCGACATGCAAGATTGTGCATTTTGCCCAACCAGCAAGCTTCTGATGAGGAATTGTCAGCATATGATGTGGAAGGAACATCAGAAACATGGCCAAGTTCTATGCTTAAGGATTTCTTCACCCAACATCCAAGGTTTCGAAATGGGCTACTTGTGGTTGTCCTGCTTGGAACTTGTATGACAATTGGCGATGGTGTGCTCACTCCAACAATATCAGGTTCATTGTCAATTTCATCTACTGAACTTGTTGTTCTTCTTGTGTCCTTAGCTATCCAGCATGTATTTCATCTAATTAATGATCTGTGGAAATTGTCTAACTAAAGCAAACAATTTTATATTCATGAGCCGAGTACATTTCACATGGAGCATGTTAGTTCTCATCTGTGAGCTTCATTTAGCAACTGAATGATGACTTAGGCGAAACTTATCTCAATTATGTTGTCTATTAGACATCTGATTCTTCTTAGGTTTAAACTGATAATCATATTTATGTCTTTTTCCAGTACTTTCTGCAGTCTCAGGCATCAGTGTCAAAGCAACAAATCTCCATGAGagtaatttaaattatattctaaTATGAGTGTTGAAGTTTAAGTCGTATGATTTTGATGTGCAGAGTGTTAACACgcgtctctttttctttttcttttatctcaGATTATATTGTTGCAATTTCATGTGCAATCTTGGTAGTCCTCTTCTCTCTTCAGCACCATGGAACACACCGGGTTGGTTTCATATTTGCACCAATTGTCACAGCGTGGCTTCTTTGCATAAGTGGTATTGGTGTGTACAATATAATCCGATGGAACCCGAGTGTTTTCCATGCACTCTCACCAGTTTACATGTTTAGGTTCCTGAAAAGCACTGGTTTCGAGGGTTGGATGTCATTGGGAGGAGTTGTTCTCTGTATTACAGGTATCACAAGAGTAATTCCTGCACATCGTTCATTGTTTGTGGAAAGCTACCATAATCATCTATTTTTAACCCTAATAAATTAATTCCTCCTGCAGGATCAGAGACTATGTTTGGCAATTTGGGTCATTTCTCTCCACTTTCAATTAAGGTAAATATGTGTTGTTTGTTGAAAACTAACTGTGTCTTGTATCTGACTATGACCATGCAACCTTATACTTGATATTTATACAATTCCAGATTGCTTTTACCTTTCTGGTATATCCTTGTCTTATTCTTGCTTATATGGGTGAAGCTGCTTTCCTTTCTAAACACCATGAAGATATTCAGAGGAGCTTCTATAAAGCTATACCAGGCAAgacattcattatttttttgtttgcttattaTAATTGATATCTCTCATCGATGATCTTGTTACTAAATCATTGTTATGTGTACAGAGGCTGTATTTTGGCCAGTCTTCATTGTGGCCACTCTTGCCGCAGTTGTTGGAAGCCAGGCTGTTATATCTGCAACCTTCTCTTTGATAAGCCAATGTTGCGCTCTGAGTTGCTTCCCTCATGTAAAAGTTATCCATACCTCAAGCAAGATTTATGGGCAAATATACATTCCTGAAGTCAATTGGATCCTCATGTGTTTGTGCCTTGCGGTTACAATCGGGCTAAGGGACACTAATATGATTGGCCATGCTTATGGTACCACACTCAATCCATTACTACCTTCATTCACTAAAGACAGTTTCTTTGATTCATTTTGTTGCTTGGCAGGGCTGGCCGTAACTATTGTGATCTTTGTGACCACCTGTTTGATGTCTTTAGTTATACTAATCGTCTGGAAGCAAAAGTTGATCATGGCTCTCATGTTCCTAGTGCTGTTTGGATCTGTTGAACTATTGTACATCTCAGCCTCCTTCATCAAGATTCCTGAAGGAGGGTGGATCCCGCTCGTTCTTTCTATGATCATCATGAGTGTGATGTACATATGGAACTATGGAACATTAAGAAAACATGAGCATGACTTGGAAAATAAAGTATCAGTACATCGAATATTAGAACTCGGGCCTACACTTGGAATGGTTCGTGTCCCTGGTATTGGGCTCATTTATGCAGATCTTGT from Dioscorea cayenensis subsp. rotundata cultivar TDr96_F1 chromosome 7, TDr96_F1_v2_PseudoChromosome.rev07_lg8_w22 25.fasta, whole genome shotgun sequence carries:
- the LOC120265542 gene encoding potassium transporter 1 isoform X4; the protein is MLKDFFTQHPRFRNGLLVVVLLGTCMTIGDGVLTPTISVLSAVSGISVKATNLHENYIVAISCAILVVLFSLQHHGTHRVGFIFAPIVTAWLLCISGIGVYNIIRWNPSVFHALSPVYMFRFLKSTGFEGWMSLGGVVLCITGSETMFGNLGHFSPLSIKIAFTFLVYPCLILAYMGEAAFLSKHHEDIQRSFYKAIPEAVFWPVFIVATLAAVVGSQAVISATFSLISQCCALSCFPHVKVIHTSSKIYGQIYIPEVNWILMCLCLAVTIGLRDTNMIGHAYGLAVTIVIFVTTCLMSLVILIVWKQKLIMALMFLVLFGSVELLYISASFIKIPEGGWIPLVLSMIIMSVMYIWNYGTLRKHEHDLENKVSVHRILELGPTLGMVRVPGIGLIYADLVTGVPAIFGHFATNLPAFHQVLVFICVKSVPVPYVSEEERFLIGRIGPKEFRIFRCIVRYGYKDLQHENNDFENVLVSKIMAFVEMEEQILAQNWHSCSNQESDAELVDFPFLVRTNQAHAKHLSSCSDIHVMKPYENHQQINGPLIRDETLEILRAKESGVVYILGHSYAKAKKSSSLIKKLAIDVVFAFLSKNCRGPDVILSVPNSLLLEVGMVYYV
- the LOC120265542 gene encoding potassium transporter 1 isoform X2 — its product is MEHFESPAVTSLILVYFRRDYHWKRPSRRAVLTLAYQSLGIVYGDLSTSPLYVYKTTFSGKLSLHENDEEVFGVLSFIFWTLTLIPLFKYIYFVLSADDNGEGGTFALYSLLCRHARLCILPNQQASDEELSAYDVEGTSETWPSSMLKDFFTQHPRFRNGLLVVVLLGTCMTIGDGVLTPTISVLSAVSGISVKATNLHENYIVAISCAILVVLFSLQHHGTHRVGFIFAPIVTAWLLCISGIGVYNIIRWNPSVFHALSPVYMFRFLKSTGFEGWMSLGGVVLCITGSETMFGNLGHFSPLSIKIAFTFLVYPCLILAYMGEAAFLSKHHEDIQRSFYKAIPEAVFWPVFIVATLAAVVGSQAVISATFSLISQCCALSCFPHVKVIHTSSKIYGQIYIPEVNWILMCLCLAVTIGLRDTNMIGHAYGLAVTIVIFVTTCLMSLVILIVWKQKLIMALMFLVLFGSVELLYISASFIKIPEGGWIPLVLSMIIMSVMYIWNYGTLRKHEHDLENKVSVHRILELGPTLGMVRVPGIGLIYADLVTGVPAIFGHFATNLPAFHQVLVFICVKSVPVPYVSEEERFLIGRIGPKEFRIFRCIVRYGYKDLQHENNDFENVLVSKIMAFVEMEEQILAQNWHSCSNQESDAELVDFPFLVRTNQAHAKHLSSCSDIHVMKPYENHQQINGPLIRDETLEILRAKESGVVYILGHSYAKAKKSSSLIKKLAIDVVFAFLSKNCRGPDVILSVPNSLLLEVGMVYYV